A genomic segment from Stenotrophomonas maltophilia encodes:
- a CDS encoding discoidin domain-containing protein translates to MTLRAERSKVSTPLFPLRPAAALLLAALASSAQAQTLPPRNQWQASSSSQQVPAMAISHLIDGDPKTVTGGAFSPGHWFQIDLGAPTLLAGARLTWDVSNPEGYSLQTSLDGTQWQTAYTMADSLGDVETLYFAPRQARYLRLASPQRTSDWGVSIFEMEPLDSTLSARISGINATQAAALWQGGGTVAMPAGKGGSHTLAITLPQAQSTAGLVVDWADGARGAARLQAQDAQGRWQDLAHDAQAASHRQSWLAATAAQPMRAFRLSVDGAAPQIARLRLLGPKAVMTPMKQYQITASGAQRAMFPASLQLQQTYWTAVGVHAGRQKSIFDEYGNLEAFKGAPLVQPIWRSADGRAAGAAGQPIQHALRDGWKPMPSATWSPQPGLELRSEVFAIERDGQPVTFLRHRLHNTGKTRIDGTLSLVVRPMQMNPPWQNGGLSPIRDVAIDRQSVRVNGRTLLQSLTPVAASGAAPFGKDGATEITANIAAGHLPSAQQAHDDQGLASAALNYRIALAPGTSDAIVVAFPLGTAAADANGVLPEAPALDLATLPRDANAAFDSLATRASADWQARLGQVGLRLPDPSLVDMLRAQAAYMLINQTGPAMQPGPRNYNRSFIRDGMATSAVLLRMGEARVARDYLAWYSEHGVHGNGLVSPILNDDGSVNTGFGSDIEYDSQGQYVALVADVARLDGGPESVRAYLPKVKAALHFLQELRERTLVPGYKADQPSPERFAGILAPSISHEGYPSPTHSYWDDYWGLKGWHDGAWLAEALGDHKTAVWAREQYTLLYDALHASIRATMAWKGIDFIPSSADLGDGDPTGVSIALDPTGAQSVLPAEALKTTFARYLEDVRKRSQPGALYAYTPYEIRNVLSYVHLGQPQAADELLQGLLHDRRPLEWQVLAEVVHSRLRFPRYLGDMPHTWIGAEYGRTLFGMLMREDDDALSLLPGTPPSWMAGDGLAVERLPTAYGTLQMQARQRDGTLTVTLGDGLRSGTAVKVWWPERTKPRSVRVDGRSVSDFDAEGVRLAKPFRTLEARW, encoded by the coding sequence ATGACGTTGCGCGCCGAACGCTCCAAGGTCTCCACACCCCTTTTCCCGTTGCGCCCTGCCGCTGCCCTGCTGTTGGCCGCCCTGGCCTCCAGCGCACAGGCACAGACCCTCCCCCCGCGCAACCAATGGCAGGCCAGCAGCTCCTCGCAGCAGGTACCGGCGATGGCGATCAGCCACCTGATCGACGGCGACCCGAAGACCGTCACCGGCGGCGCCTTCAGCCCCGGCCATTGGTTCCAGATCGACCTGGGCGCGCCCACCCTGCTGGCCGGCGCGCGCCTCACCTGGGATGTCTCCAACCCGGAAGGCTATTCACTGCAGACCTCACTGGATGGCACACAGTGGCAGACCGCGTACACGATGGCCGATTCGCTGGGCGACGTGGAAACACTGTACTTCGCGCCGCGGCAGGCGCGCTACCTGCGGCTGGCCAGCCCGCAGCGCACCTCCGATTGGGGCGTGTCGATCTTCGAGATGGAGCCGCTGGACAGCACGCTCAGCGCACGCATCAGCGGTATCAATGCAACGCAGGCGGCGGCGCTCTGGCAAGGCGGCGGCACCGTCGCGATGCCGGCCGGGAAAGGTGGATCCCATACGCTCGCGATCACGCTGCCGCAGGCTCAATCGACGGCTGGCCTGGTGGTCGACTGGGCCGATGGTGCGCGAGGCGCCGCCCGACTACAGGCGCAGGACGCGCAGGGCCGTTGGCAGGACCTCGCACACGATGCGCAGGCGGCCAGCCATCGGCAAAGCTGGTTGGCCGCCACTGCAGCACAACCCATGCGAGCATTCCGCCTGAGCGTGGACGGCGCTGCCCCGCAGATAGCTCGCCTGCGCCTGCTCGGCCCGAAAGCCGTGATGACGCCGATGAAGCAGTATCAGATCACCGCCAGCGGCGCACAGCGCGCGATGTTCCCGGCGTCGCTGCAGCTGCAGCAGACCTATTGGACGGCCGTCGGCGTGCACGCGGGACGACAGAAATCGATCTTCGACGAATACGGCAATCTGGAAGCCTTCAAGGGCGCGCCGTTGGTGCAGCCCATTTGGCGAAGTGCTGACGGGCGCGCCGCTGGCGCGGCAGGACAGCCGATACAGCACGCATTGCGCGACGGCTGGAAGCCGATGCCCTCCGCCACCTGGTCACCGCAACCTGGCCTGGAGCTGCGCAGTGAAGTGTTCGCCATCGAGCGCGATGGCCAGCCGGTGACCTTCCTACGTCATCGCCTGCACAACACCGGAAAGACCCGCATCGACGGCACGCTCAGCCTGGTCGTGCGCCCGATGCAGATGAACCCGCCATGGCAGAACGGCGGGCTGTCACCGATCCGCGATGTGGCCATCGATAGGCAATCCGTGCGCGTCAATGGCCGCACGCTGCTGCAGTCGCTCACGCCGGTGGCTGCGTCCGGCGCGGCGCCGTTCGGCAAGGATGGCGCAACGGAAATCACCGCGAACATCGCTGCCGGCCATCTGCCTTCCGCACAACAGGCGCATGATGACCAGGGTCTTGCCTCTGCAGCATTGAACTACCGCATCGCGTTGGCGCCGGGAACCAGCGATGCCATCGTGGTCGCGTTCCCGTTGGGCACCGCCGCTGCGGATGCCAATGGCGTGCTGCCCGAAGCGCCTGCGCTGGATCTGGCCACGCTGCCCCGCGATGCCAATGCGGCGTTCGATTCACTGGCCACGCGGGCCTCCGCGGACTGGCAGGCACGCCTGGGCCAGGTAGGCCTGCGCCTGCCCGATCCCTCACTGGTCGACATGCTGCGCGCGCAGGCGGCCTACATGCTGATCAACCAGACCGGCCCTGCGATGCAGCCCGGTCCGCGCAACTACAACCGCTCCTTCATCCGCGACGGCATGGCCACCTCGGCGGTGCTGCTGCGCATGGGTGAAGCCCGCGTCGCACGCGACTACCTGGCCTGGTACAGCGAACACGGCGTGCACGGCAACGGCCTGGTCTCGCCCATCCTCAACGACGATGGCAGCGTCAACACCGGCTTTGGATCGGACATCGAGTACGACAGCCAAGGGCAGTACGTAGCGTTGGTGGCCGATGTCGCGCGCCTCGATGGTGGACCGGAATCGGTGCGTGCCTACCTGCCCAAGGTGAAGGCCGCGCTGCATTTCCTGCAGGAACTGCGCGAACGCACGCTGGTGCCCGGCTACAAGGCCGACCAGCCATCGCCGGAGCGCTTCGCGGGCATCCTTGCACCGTCGATCAGCCATGAGGGCTATCCGTCTCCCACCCACAGCTACTGGGACGACTATTGGGGCCTGAAGGGTTGGCACGACGGCGCGTGGCTGGCCGAGGCACTGGGCGACCACAAGACTGCAGTGTGGGCACGGGAACAGTACACACTGCTATATGACGCGCTGCACGCGTCGATCCGGGCGACGATGGCGTGGAAAGGCATCGACTTCATTCCGTCCTCGGCCGACCTGGGCGATGGCGACCCGACCGGCGTATCGATCGCACTGGACCCGACCGGCGCGCAGAGCGTGCTGCCCGCCGAGGCGTTGAAGACCACCTTCGCGCGTTACCTGGAGGACGTCCGCAAGCGCAGCCAGCCCGGTGCGCTGTACGCCTACACGCCGTACGAAATCCGCAACGTGCTGAGCTATGTGCACCTGGGCCAGCCGCAGGCAGCCGATGAGCTGCTGCAGGGTCTGTTGCATGACCGGCGCCCGCTTGAGTGGCAGGTGCTGGCCGAGGTCGTGCACTCGCGCCTGCGTTTCCCCCGCTACCTGGGCGACATGCCGCATACCTGGATCGGCGCCGAGTACGGCCGCACGCTGTTCGGCATGTTGATGCGCGAGGACGATGATGCGTTGTCGCTGCTGCCGGGCACGCCCCCGTCGTGGATGGCTGGCGATGGGCTGGCGGTGGAACGCCTGCCAACAGCGTATGGCACGTTGCAGATGCAGGCACGGCAGCGCGACGGCACGCTGACGGTCACCTTGGGCGATGGGCTGCGCAGCGGGACGGCGGTGAAGGTCTGGTGGCCGGAACGCACGAAGCCGAGATCGGTGCGTGTGGATGGGCGTAGCGTTTCCGACTTCGATGCCGAGGGTGTGCGGCTGGCGAAACCGTTCAGGACGCTGGAGGCGCGTTGGTAG
- a CDS encoding TetR/AcrR family transcriptional regulator, with protein MSRAPQRLTDRKREAIVRAAVEEFRASGYEATSMDRIAEAAGVSKRTVYNHFPSKEALFSMILEELWERSVAGDTLPYRADQPLQTQLLQLLGQKLDLLSDGNFIDLARVAMAEIIHSPERAQAIVCRMGEKESGESAWIRAAIADGRLREVDPEFAGHQLHGLVKSFAFWPQVTMGQAPLTAQERARVAESAVAMFLGFYAV; from the coding sequence ATGTCCCGTGCCCCGCAACGCCTGACTGACCGCAAACGCGAGGCCATCGTGCGTGCGGCGGTGGAGGAGTTCCGTGCATCGGGCTACGAGGCGACCAGCATGGACCGCATCGCCGAGGCGGCGGGGGTCTCCAAGCGCACCGTCTACAACCACTTCCCGAGCAAGGAAGCGCTGTTCTCGATGATCCTGGAGGAGCTGTGGGAGCGCAGCGTGGCCGGCGACACACTGCCGTACCGCGCCGACCAGCCGCTGCAGACGCAGTTGCTGCAGTTGCTGGGCCAGAAGCTGGACCTGCTCAGCGATGGCAACTTCATCGATCTGGCGCGGGTCGCGATGGCCGAGATCATCCACTCACCGGAGCGCGCGCAGGCCATCGTCTGCCGCATGGGCGAGAAGGAAAGTGGCGAGAGCGCCTGGATCCGCGCGGCAATCGCCGATGGCCGGCTGCGCGAGGTCGATCCGGAGTTCGCCGGCCACCAGCTGCATGGGCTGGTGAAGAGCTTCGCGTTCTGGCCACAGGTGACGATGGGGCAGGCACCGTTGACCGCACAGGAGCGTGCGCGCGTGGCCGAATCGGCGGTGGCGATGTTCCTGGGGTTCTACGCGGTCTGA
- a CDS encoding O-methyltransferase: MNTLMSSPVAPLLQRLFEEANTACSPALRAVPADERQRLLASRSGYTRLYRELLKDLWLPVSPETGRLLYLLARSSRASSIVEFGTSFGISSIHLAAALRDNGGGRLITTEFEPDKAHRAAAHLREAGLADLVELRVGDALQTLAADLPESIDLVLLDGAKVLYPEVLDLLQARLRPGALVLADNADDSPVYLQRVRSDGSGYLTLPFTDDVELSMRLD, from the coding sequence ATGAACACCTTGATGTCCTCCCCGGTTGCGCCGCTGCTGCAGCGCCTGTTTGAAGAAGCCAACACAGCGTGCAGCCCGGCACTGAGGGCGGTTCCTGCCGATGAACGGCAGCGCCTGCTGGCCAGTCGTAGTGGGTATACCCGGCTGTATCGTGAACTGCTGAAAGACCTTTGGCTCCCGGTGTCGCCCGAGACCGGCCGGTTGCTGTACCTGCTGGCGCGCAGCAGCCGCGCCAGCAGCATCGTGGAGTTCGGCACCTCCTTCGGCATCTCCAGCATCCATCTGGCCGCTGCCTTGCGTGACAACGGTGGTGGCCGCCTGATCACAACCGAATTCGAACCGGACAAGGCGCATCGAGCCGCCGCTCACCTGCGCGAGGCTGGCTTGGCCGACCTGGTCGAACTGCGGGTTGGCGATGCACTGCAGACCCTGGCGGCAGACCTGCCGGAGTCGATCGATCTGGTGCTGCTGGATGGGGCCAAAGTGCTGTATCCGGAGGTGCTGGATCTGCTGCAGGCGCGGCTTCGACCGGGTGCACTGGTGTTGGCCGACAATGCAGACGACAGCCCTGTTTACCTGCAACGCGTGCGTTCCGATGGCAGCGGCTACCTGACGCTGCCGTTTACCGACGACGTCGAGTTGTCCATGCGCCTGGATTGA
- a CDS encoding helix-turn-helix transcriptional regulator, which translates to MEFNFTLKYRLADTGDEIGVLEQRLAEGGCDDALVGLGLPGRLALAFYREAENATAALRSALDDVQRAVPGAELVEVSPDLVGLTDVADLVGMSRQNMRKLMLANPQSFPSPVHDGSTSIWHLVDILGWLRARGSDKVTVEMTELAAAALQLNLDREGRRLHSKT; encoded by the coding sequence ATGGAATTCAACTTCACCCTGAAATACCGCCTGGCGGATACAGGTGATGAAATCGGCGTCCTCGAGCAGCGCCTGGCCGAAGGCGGCTGTGACGATGCGCTTGTGGGCCTTGGGCTACCGGGAAGGCTGGCCCTGGCTTTCTACCGCGAAGCGGAAAACGCAACGGCTGCCCTGCGTTCGGCGTTGGACGATGTGCAGCGGGCCGTGCCCGGTGCCGAGCTGGTTGAAGTGAGCCCCGATCTGGTGGGGCTCACTGACGTAGCAGACCTGGTCGGAATGTCGCGTCAGAACATGCGGAAGCTCATGCTGGCCAACCCGCAGTCGTTTCCGTCCCCAGTGCATGACGGCTCGACCTCGATCTGGCACCTCGTCGACATTCTCGGTTGGCTGCGAGCGCGTGGCAGCGACAAAGTCACGGTGGAAATGACGGAACTCGCCGCTGCCGCGTTGCAGCTCAATCTGGACCGGGAAGGGCGCAGGCTTCACTCAAAGACGTAG
- a CDS encoding TetR family transcriptional regulator codes for MAERRPPQISSRKQPRQVRSNDLVAAILEAAAQVLKQEGAPRFTTARVAERAGVSIGSLYQYFPNKAAILFRLQQDEWQQTAGMVRDILQDGTIPPLQRLRRLVHAFILSECDEAQTRGALSDAAPLYRDAPEVQQARSVADTAMEAFMAEALPRALESTRRRAIDLIETSLGACGREFSSTPRSNDEIHAWSDAVADMFCAYLQQLGASDVGRPGRRVRRQTA; via the coding sequence ATGGCCGAACGCCGTCCACCACAGATTTCCTCGAGAAAACAGCCTCGCCAGGTTCGCTCCAACGACCTCGTCGCGGCCATCCTCGAAGCGGCTGCTCAGGTTCTGAAGCAGGAAGGCGCGCCTCGCTTCACCACGGCACGGGTCGCTGAGCGCGCCGGCGTCAGCATCGGTTCGCTGTACCAGTACTTCCCCAACAAAGCAGCGATCCTGTTCCGGTTACAGCAGGATGAGTGGCAGCAGACCGCCGGCATGGTCCGCGACATTCTGCAGGACGGCACGATTCCGCCTTTGCAACGGCTACGCCGCCTGGTCCATGCATTCATCCTCTCCGAGTGTGATGAGGCGCAGACACGCGGAGCGCTGAGCGACGCTGCACCGCTGTATCGCGACGCGCCGGAAGTGCAGCAGGCACGAAGCGTTGCCGACACGGCGATGGAAGCGTTCATGGCCGAGGCCTTGCCCAGGGCGTTGGAAAGCACACGCCGGCGGGCTATCGATCTGATCGAGACCTCGCTGGGCGCCTGTGGGCGCGAGTTCTCAAGCACGCCGCGCAGCAACGACGAGATCCATGCCTGGTCGGATGCCGTGGCCGATATGTTCTGCGCGTATCTGCAGCAGCTGGGCGCATCCGACGTAGGCCGGCCAGGGCGGCGCGTGCGGCGTCAGACCGCGTAG
- a CDS encoding EAL domain-containing protein: MDALSRVSAQVLDSALPSLPLYLLQATAVIGMIGVLLIATRRAGHAIEGRRLYVGVALGLIYLFNSWFVARYTQGVVKLHLGFDILLVSGLLGGWRGGLACLAAALLARYQFVGTQFFLPASLEAVLQMVAGVWLRRRLHPRMLNELSPRMILQAWSVRIGMTAVGLALGVAIIGADQLPVAELAIQRVLALPVSLLMLGAVFALVYNDAQIDAQRQREQAWLRIDPISGLPNMRALGERLQQYWRDNDGIGKACLIVAEMGNLRDLRLRYGPLQDNGLWQRDSTEEVHRLLPSLPAAQLEIYQFGDAALAILVRGLTLSELRTQPQITELASNLADRVGRDWPGFRPLFRCAVVELKPPVDADEGHLPFRAITVALSAIESGVVFFDDPIQRDSEIDDLIEVALERWLQQGDAPLCYQPKHRLRDRLLVGAEALLRMRDGEGRPIAPMRVISLLRRQGRLADLEWATLQSAVRFLQHCRQDGAALTIAVNVSAESLRLPDFGLRLQELLQLHDIPGAMLRLEIVEWTEIVERDVVDANIAQLLAAEVTLSLDDFGAGYSTLILLSQLAIAEVKIEQALIATLSDAKSQSIVRFIVEVAHRCGAIVVAEGTETLAQEQQLRALGVDVGQGYLYSAALPADEFRRFAAA, translated from the coding sequence ATGGATGCGCTTTCACGGGTTTCGGCCCAGGTCCTGGACAGCGCCCTGCCCAGCCTGCCGCTGTACCTGCTGCAGGCCACGGCGGTGATCGGCATGATCGGCGTGCTGCTGATCGCCACCCGTCGCGCCGGGCACGCCATTGAAGGCCGTCGCCTGTATGTCGGCGTAGCGCTGGGCCTGATCTACCTGTTCAACTCCTGGTTCGTGGCCCGTTACACCCAGGGCGTGGTCAAGCTGCACCTCGGCTTCGACATCCTGCTGGTCAGTGGCCTGCTCGGTGGCTGGCGCGGCGGCCTGGCCTGCCTGGCCGCCGCCCTGCTCGCCCGCTACCAGTTCGTCGGCACCCAGTTCTTCCTGCCTGCCAGCCTTGAGGCCGTGTTGCAGATGGTGGCCGGCGTCTGGCTGCGCAGGCGCCTGCACCCGCGCATGCTCAACGAACTCTCGCCGCGCATGATCCTGCAGGCGTGGTCCGTGCGCATCGGCATGACCGCCGTGGGCCTGGCGTTGGGCGTGGCGATCATTGGTGCCGATCAACTACCGGTGGCCGAGCTGGCGATCCAGCGCGTGCTGGCACTGCCGGTCTCGCTACTGATGCTCGGCGCGGTGTTCGCGCTGGTCTACAACGATGCCCAGATCGATGCGCAGCGTCAGCGCGAACAGGCATGGCTGCGCATCGATCCGATCAGCGGCCTGCCCAACATGCGGGCACTGGGCGAACGGCTGCAGCAGTACTGGCGCGACAACGACGGCATCGGCAAGGCCTGCCTGATCGTGGCCGAGATGGGCAACCTGCGCGATCTGCGCCTGCGCTACGGGCCGTTGCAGGACAACGGCCTGTGGCAGCGCGACAGCACCGAAGAGGTGCATCGGTTGCTGCCCTCGCTGCCGGCTGCGCAGCTGGAGATCTACCAGTTCGGTGATGCCGCGCTGGCGATCCTGGTGCGCGGCCTGACCTTGTCCGAACTGCGCACACAACCGCAGATCACCGAGTTGGCCAGCAACCTGGCCGATCGGGTCGGCCGCGATTGGCCCGGCTTCCGGCCGCTGTTCCGCTGTGCAGTGGTCGAATTGAAGCCCCCCGTTGACGCCGACGAAGGACATCTTCCGTTCCGCGCGATCACCGTGGCACTGAGCGCGATCGAGTCGGGCGTGGTGTTTTTCGATGATCCGATCCAGCGCGACAGCGAGATCGACGACCTGATCGAGGTCGCGCTCGAACGCTGGCTGCAGCAGGGTGATGCGCCACTGTGCTACCAGCCCAAGCATCGGCTGCGCGATCGCCTGCTGGTCGGCGCCGAAGCACTGCTGCGCATGCGCGACGGCGAAGGCCGGCCGATTGCACCGATGCGGGTGATCTCGCTGCTGCGCCGGCAGGGGCGGCTGGCAGACCTGGAATGGGCCACGCTGCAATCGGCGGTGCGCTTCCTGCAGCATTGCCGGCAGGACGGCGCGGCACTGACCATCGCAGTCAATGTTTCAGCCGAATCCCTGCGCCTGCCCGATTTCGGCCTGCGCCTGCAGGAGCTGCTGCAGCTGCACGACATCCCCGGCGCGATGCTGCGGCTGGAAATCGTCGAATGGACCGAGATCGTCGAGCGTGACGTGGTCGATGCCAACATCGCACAGCTGCTGGCAGCCGAGGTCACCCTGTCGCTGGATGACTTCGGCGCCGGCTATTCGACCTTGATCCTGCTTTCGCAGCTGGCCATCGCCGAGGTCAAGATCGAGCAGGCGCTGATCGCCACGCTGTCCGACGCCAAGTCGCAGTCGATCGTGCGCTTCATCGTCGAAGTCGCGCACCGCTGCGGCGCGATCGTGGTGGCCGAAGGTACCGAGACCCTGGCGCAGGAACAGCAGCTGCGCGCACTGGGGGTGGATGTCGGCCAGGGCTATCTGTACTCGGCGGCGCTGCCGGCGGATGAGTTCCGCCGGTTCGCCGCCGCCTGA
- a CDS encoding MBL fold metallo-hydrolase, translated as MKRLLLVLLLGILAVTAYTFCKSWSLPDFPDSPQYRDGKFRNALPRPAMGLRDGAEIWWTFLFNKPKGTVPAHPIPVQPLDRATLDAAPDRSLFRLGHSTILLKLRGQYWLTDPVFSERASPVQWMGPARFHAPPISIDALPPIAGVILSHNHYDHLDHAAVMQLVGKTARFIAPLGVGDQLIAWGVDARKVEQLDWWQSTEANGLRLTATPGQHFSGRGLGDSDRSLWASWVIQDGDFRIFFSGDTGYFDGFKAIGEKYGPFDLTMIETGAYDPRWAFVHMQPEQTLQAHLDLRGKWLLPIHNGTFDLALHAWQQPFERITALAAAKNVPVATPMMGEALDMQAPQAGTRWWETVEL; from the coding sequence ATGAAGCGCCTGCTCCTTGTCCTCCTGCTTGGAATCCTCGCCGTGACCGCCTACACCTTCTGCAAGTCCTGGTCCCTCCCCGACTTCCCCGATTCGCCGCAGTACCGTGATGGCAAGTTCCGCAATGCCCTGCCCCGTCCGGCGATGGGCCTGCGCGACGGTGCGGAGATCTGGTGGACGTTCCTGTTCAACAAGCCCAAGGGCACCGTGCCCGCTCACCCGATTCCGGTGCAGCCACTGGACCGCGCCACGCTGGACGCCGCACCGGATCGCAGCCTGTTCCGGCTTGGGCACTCCACGATCCTGCTGAAGCTGCGTGGCCAGTACTGGCTGACCGATCCGGTGTTCTCCGAGCGCGCCTCGCCGGTGCAGTGGATGGGGCCGGCACGCTTCCATGCACCACCGATCAGCATCGACGCGCTGCCGCCGATCGCAGGCGTGATCCTCTCCCACAACCACTATGACCACCTCGACCATGCCGCGGTCATGCAGCTCGTCGGCAAGACCGCGCGCTTCATTGCACCGCTCGGCGTCGGCGACCAGCTGATCGCGTGGGGGGTGGATGCGCGCAAGGTCGAGCAGCTGGACTGGTGGCAATCCACCGAAGCCAACGGCCTGCGCCTGACCGCGACCCCGGGCCAGCACTTCTCCGGCCGCGGGCTGGGCGACAGCGACCGCAGCCTGTGGGCCTCGTGGGTGATCCAGGACGGTGACTTCCGCATTTTCTTCAGCGGCGATACCGGCTACTTCGACGGCTTCAAGGCCATCGGCGAAAAGTATGGTCCGTTCGACCTGACCATGATCGAGACCGGCGCCTATGATCCGCGCTGGGCGTTCGTGCACATGCAGCCGGAACAGACGCTGCAGGCGCACCTGGACCTGCGCGGAAAGTGGCTGCTGCCAATCCACAACGGCACCTTCGATCTGGCCCTGCACGCATGGCAGCAGCCGTTCGAGCGCATCACGGCATTGGCGGCCGCAAAGAATGTGCCGGTGGCCACGCCTATGATGGGCGAAGCACTGGACATGCAGGCACCGCAAGCGGGTACGCGATGGTGGGAGACGGTGGAGCTTTAG
- a CDS encoding LysR family transcriptional regulator gives MDSFAGLSLFVLVAEARSFASAARQRGITPSAASKTIARLEERLGARLLNRNTRSVSLTAEGEQFLERCRRIMNEVAAAERELTDAHAAPSGRLKVSLPLASGLMLPALSAFAHRFPAIELDLHFSDRLVDVIEEGFDAVVRTGSPADSRLHGRNLGSTRLLCVGAPAYFAKRGTPQHPDELGSHACLLHRFPGTGLIERWPLSAHEGGAEPRLAPAMTANHLETILHMAIDGHGIACLPDFATRDALDRGVLVSVLDPWSTEHSTFWALWPSHRHQQPRVRVFVDFMAEHLLPGNDRCN, from the coding sequence ATGGACAGCTTTGCCGGTCTCAGCCTCTTCGTCCTGGTCGCCGAGGCACGCAGCTTCGCCTCCGCAGCGCGACAGCGTGGCATTACCCCGTCGGCGGCAAGCAAGACCATCGCCCGGCTGGAAGAGCGCCTGGGCGCCCGCCTGCTGAATCGCAATACCCGCAGTGTCAGCCTGACCGCCGAAGGCGAGCAGTTCCTTGAACGCTGCAGGCGCATCATGAACGAGGTCGCGGCGGCCGAGCGCGAGCTGACCGACGCCCACGCCGCGCCCAGCGGTCGACTGAAAGTCAGCCTTCCACTGGCCAGCGGACTGATGCTGCCCGCGCTTTCGGCGTTTGCGCACCGTTTCCCGGCCATCGAACTCGACCTGCACTTCAGCGACCGTCTTGTCGATGTCATCGAGGAAGGCTTCGACGCGGTCGTGCGTACGGGCAGCCCCGCCGACTCCAGGCTGCACGGCCGCAATCTCGGTAGTACCCGGCTGCTGTGCGTGGGTGCCCCTGCGTACTTCGCCAAACGCGGCACGCCACAGCATCCGGACGAACTGGGCAGCCACGCGTGCCTTCTCCATCGCTTTCCCGGCACCGGCCTGATCGAACGTTGGCCACTCTCCGCGCATGAGGGAGGAGCTGAGCCGCGGCTGGCGCCCGCAATGACCGCCAATCATCTTGAGACGATCCTGCACATGGCCATCGACGGCCACGGCATTGCATGCCTGCCCGACTTCGCCACCCGCGATGCGCTCGACCGTGGCGTGCTCGTGAGCGTTCTGGACCCATGGAGCACCGAGCACAGCACCTTCTGGGCACTCTGGCCAAGCCATCGCCATCAGCAGCCGCGTGTTCGGGTGTTTGTCGATTTCATGGCCGAACACCTCCTTCCCGGAAACGACCGCTGCAATTGA